The following are from one region of the Oncorhynchus nerka isolate Pitt River linkage group LG8, Oner_Uvic_2.0, whole genome shotgun sequence genome:
- the grip1 gene encoding glutamate receptor-interacting protein 1, with amino-acid sequence MDRTRVDRRGVDEGDRRDSEGGEERGTVRVERGTSCGVCVHPVPAPGFQASGYSFHSHEWRNAKPSQGSLSPVSTRQRHNVLADLGLSDDEWDRPTAGGASTLPTGLITDSRFTVGHDGTEPDQEENFWSQALEDLETCGQSGILRELEATIMSGSSLSLNHDPAPLRSHLGRQASFQERSAARPQYNQSSRSNTLPSDGGRKAFAMRKMKQEMNDVMSPTPVELHKVSLLKESDLEDFGFSVSDGLLEKGVYVNNIRPGGPAEVGGLKSYDRLLQINHVRTRDFDCCLVVPLIAESGNKLDLVISRNPASSRTGSQSELNQLPAEEPVINWTEPGDSLSGPPPNQNHHSLSRMAAGIGVTGIGAALAGAGLDDRDPTKTL; translated from the exons tcttgtggtgtgtgtgtgcatcccgtCCCAGCCCCAGGCTTCCAGGCGTCTGGCTACAGCTTCCACAGCCATGAGTGGAGGAACGCCAAGCCCAGCCAAGGCAGCCTGTCCCCCGTCAGCACCCGCCAGAGACACAACGTCCTGGCAGACCTGGGCCTCAGCGATGACGAATGGGACAGACCCACCGCCGGCGG AGCTTCTACACTGCCCACCGGTCTAATCACTGACAGCAG GTTCACTGTGGGTCATGACGGGACCGAGCCGGACCAGGAAGAGAACTTCTGGTCTCAGGCCCTGGAAGATCTAGAGACCTGTGGCCAGTCTGGCATCCTGAGGGAACTGGAG gCCACCATTATGTCAGGCAGCAGTCTGAGTCTGAACCATGACCCTGCTCCTCTGAGGAGCCACCTGGGTCGGCAGGCCAGCTTCCAGGAGCGCAGTGCAGCCCGGCCTCAGTACAACCAGTCCTCGCGCTCCAACACCCTGCCCAGCGACGGGGGGCGCAAGGCCTTCGCCATGAGGAAGATGAAGCAGGAGATGAATGACGTCATGTCGCCCACCCCCGTGGAGCTGCACAAG GTGAGTCTGTTGAAGGAGTCGGACCTTGAAGACTTTGGCTTCAGTGTGTCGGATGGCCTCCTGGAGAAAGGTGTCTATGTCAACAACATCCGTCCAGGGGGACCTGCAGAGGTCGGGGGGCTGAAGTCCTACGACAGGctgctacag ATCAACCACGTGAGGACCAGAGACTTCGACTGCTGTCTGGTGGTCCCTCTGATCGCCGAGTCAGGAAACAAACTGGACCTGGTGATCAGCAGGAACCCTGCTTCCTCCAGAACCGGGTCCCAGTCAGAACTGAACCAGCTACCCGCCGAGGAGCCTGTTATCAACTGGACCGAGCCGGGGGACAGCCTCTCTGGCCCACCACCCAACCAGAACCACCATTCCTTGTCCAGGATGGCTGCTGGAATCGGGGTGACTGGGATCGGGGCGGCGCTGGCCGGGGCTGGGCTAGATGATAGAGACCCCACTAAGACCTTATAG